One stretch of Pomacea canaliculata isolate SZHN2017 linkage group LG11, ASM307304v1, whole genome shotgun sequence DNA includes these proteins:
- the LOC112574739 gene encoding protein O-mannosyl-transferase 1-like isoform X1 — protein sequence MADVFPTSSAQGVLRTAVEKSQEREQGDGAPVPEHQKGEPQHVTSQCQVSALKRRQTMSKPFTVTVHIDLMQLLLTAISLVSRTWALGLPRAAVFDELHFAKFVSLYMNRVFFFDVHPPLGKLLLALAGSYAGFEGDIKLDRIGSEFPPTVPVEILRLVPAVTGSLVVPLVYQICAELQMSRWAATMAAGFVLLDNALLVQSRFMLMEGMMIFFSCLSVMSFLKFRGLSHRSFSVTWWFWLCLTGISFTCSLSVKYTGAFTGILILYLATKDYWNMLDDLTISDSCLVKHLFVRTLALVVLPVCIYLGIFYIHLSLLTKAGPHDTAMTSAFQASLEGGLAALTKGQPLHVVYGSQITLRHTTNVGSSPCWLHSHAHVYPIRYPDSRGSSHQQQVTCYIFKDVNNWWIVKHPDRNSLVVDEKPVPVRHGDVVQLIHGITSRALNSHDVAAPVTPQNQEVSCYIDYNVSMPAQNLWRVDITNRESPTDIWQTIQSQVRLIHVNTSAAIKITGKQLPEWGFHQLEVTADRLINQRDTIWNVEEHRYTKNQGKQDQTAEVRDAELLPLEPTRLSFWAKFWELQIKMFTSKQDAEMEHKYSSQPLEWPFMARNIAYWMSPDSNAQIHLLGNIVIWSAATVSVMLYLLLGVFYYLRRQRAVYDITEAEWQHFIFVGELLVGGYLLHYLPFLTDDRTLFLHHYLPALVFKILTLAALMDHLLTIESRYVSISSLMIGGMGVLTAGAAYAFLQFLPFSFGNADLSAEDIQSLTWRESWEFLQHSRV from the exons ATGGCAGATGTGTTTCCGACAAGCTCAGCACAAGGTGTACTGCGTACTGCTGTAGAAAAGTCTCAAGAGCGAGAACAG ggAGATGGTGCACCAGTGCCAGAGCATCAGAAGGGAGAGCCCCAACATGTAACCTCACAATGCCAAGTATCAGCTCTAAAGAGAAGGCAGACAATGTCCAAGCCTTTCACTGTCACTGTCCATATCGACCTCATGCAGTTGCTGCTGACAGCTATTTCTCTTGTGTCACGGACGTGGGCGTTAGGGCTTCCCCGTGCCGCCGT GTTTGATGAGCTTCATTTTGCCAAGTTTGTGTCCTTATACATGAACagagttttcttctttgatgttcATCCACCCCTGGGAAAACTTCTACTTGCACTGGCAG GAAGCTATGCAGGCTTTGAAGGTGACATCAAGCTAGACAGGATTGGATCAGAGTTTCCACCCACAGTGCCAGTGGAGATCCTTCGCCTAGTGCCTGCAGTCACAGGCAGTCTTGTGGTGCCCTTGGTGTATCAGATTTGTGCAGAATTGCAGATGTCAAGGTGGGCTGCAACCATGGCTGCAGGATTTGTCCTACTTG ACAATGCTCTGCTGGTGCAGTCTCGTTTCATGTTAATGGAAGgcatgatgatttttttctcttgccttTCTGTCATGTCTTTTCTGAAGTTCCGTGGTCTTTCTCACAG GTCATTTTCTGTTACTTGGTGGTTTTGGCTGTGCCTCACAGGAATTAGCTTTACCTGTTCTCTCAG TGTCAAATACACTGGGGCTTTCACGGGAATCTTGATCCTGTATCTAGCCACCAAGGACTACTGGAATATGCTGGATGACCTTACTATTTCAGAT AGCTGCTTGGTGAAACATCTGTTTGTTCGCACACTTGCCCTTGTTGTGCTACCTGTGTGCATTTACCTGGGTATATTTTACATTCACCTGAGTTTACTGACCAAAGCAGGACCACATGATACTGCCATGACCAGCGCTTTTCAGGCCAGCCTTGag gGTGGCCTGGCAGCCTTGACCAAGGGTCAACCTTTACATGTTGTTTATGGATCTCAAATAACCCTGCGGCACACGACTAATGTAGGAAGTAGTCCTTGCTGGCTGCACTCCCATGCTCATGTGTACCCCATTCGTTATCCAGACTCTCGAGGAAGTTCCCATCAGCAGCAGGTCACATGCTACATCTTCAAAGATGTGAACAACTGGTGGATTGTCAAACACCCAGATAG AAACAGCTTGGTGGTAGATGAAAAGCCTGTGCCTGTAAGACATGGTGACGTTGTGCAGCTAATTCATGGGATAACAAGTCGGGCTCTCAACAG CCATGATGTAGCTGCTCCAGTTACACCACAAAACCAGGAGGTATCATGCTACATTGATTACAATGTGTCCATGCCAGCACAGAATTTATGGAGGGTG GACATCACCAATCGTGAAAGCCCCACCGACATCTGGCAGACAATACAGAGTCAGGTTAGGCTTATCCATGTGAACACATCTGCTGCAATAAAA ATTACAGGAAAGCAACTTCCAGAGTGGGGTTTCCACCAGCTTGAAGTGACTGCAGATCGCCTTATCAACCAGCGAGACACAATCTGGAATGTAGAAGAGCATCGATATACCAAAA ACCAAGGAAAACAAGACCAGACAGCAGAAGTAAGGGATGCAGAATTACTTCCTCTTGAACCCACACGGCTTTCATTCTGGGCCAAGTTTTGGGAGCTGCAAATCAAGATGTTCACGTCTAAGCAGGATGCAGAAATGGAGCACAAATACAGCTCGCAGCCACTAGAATGGCCTTTCATGGCTCGAAATATAGCCTACTGGATGAGCCCAGACAGCAAT GCTCAGATTCACTTGCTGGGAAACATTGTCATCTGGTCTGCAGCCACTGTTTCTGTGATGCTGTATTTACTGCTTGGAGTGTTCTACTATCTGAGACGACAGCGAGCAGTTTATGATATCACAGAAG cagAGTGGCagcactttatttttgttggggAGTTGCTGGTAGGGGGGTATCTTTTGCACTACCTCCCGTTCCTGACAGATGACCGCACGCTATTTCTCCACCACTATCTGCCAGCACTTGTCTTCAAAATTCTCACCTTGGCAGCATTAATGGATCACCTGTTAACCATCGAGTCCAG ATATGTGTCCATATCAAGCCTCATGATCGGTGGAATGGGCGTACTGACCGCTGGTGCTGCCTATGCTTTCTTGCAGttcttacctttttcttttggaaatgCTGATTTATCTGCAGAAGACATTCAGAGTCTCACCTGGCGAGAAAGCTGGGAATTTTTGCAGCATAGCCGTGTTTAA
- the LOC112574739 gene encoding protein O-mannosyl-transferase 1-like isoform X2 produces MADVFPTSSAQGVLRTAVEKSQEREQGDGAPVPEHQKGEPQHVTSQCQVSALKRRQTMSKPFTVTVHIDLMQLLLTAISLVSRTWALGLPRAAVFDELHFAKFVSLYMNRVFFFDVHPPLGKLLLALAGSYAGFEGDIKLDRIGSEFPPTVPVEILRLVPAVTGSLVVPLVYQICAELQMSRWAATMAAGFVLLDNALLVQSRFMLMEGMMIFFSCLSVMSFLKFRGLSHRSFSVTWWFWLCLTGISFTCSLSVKYTGAFTGILILYLATKDYWNMLDDLTISDSCLVKHLFVRTLALVVLPVCIYLGIFYIHLSLLTKAGPHDTAMTSAFQASLEGGLAALTKGQPLHVVYGSQITLRHTTNVGSSPCWLHSHAHVYPIRYPDSRGSSHQQQVTCYIFKDVNNWWIVKHPDRNSLVVDEKPVPVRHGDVVQLIHGITSRALNSHDVAAPVTPQNQEVSCYIDYNVSMPAQNLWRVDITNRESPTDIWQTIQSQVRLIHVNTSAAIKITGKQLPEWGFHQLEVTADRLINQRDTIWNVEEHRYTKNQGKQDQTAEVRDAELLPLEPTRLSFWAKFWELQIKMFTSKQDAEMEHKYSSQPLEWPFMARNIAYWMSPDSNQSGSTLFLLGSCW; encoded by the exons ATGGCAGATGTGTTTCCGACAAGCTCAGCACAAGGTGTACTGCGTACTGCTGTAGAAAAGTCTCAAGAGCGAGAACAG ggAGATGGTGCACCAGTGCCAGAGCATCAGAAGGGAGAGCCCCAACATGTAACCTCACAATGCCAAGTATCAGCTCTAAAGAGAAGGCAGACAATGTCCAAGCCTTTCACTGTCACTGTCCATATCGACCTCATGCAGTTGCTGCTGACAGCTATTTCTCTTGTGTCACGGACGTGGGCGTTAGGGCTTCCCCGTGCCGCCGT GTTTGATGAGCTTCATTTTGCCAAGTTTGTGTCCTTATACATGAACagagttttcttctttgatgttcATCCACCCCTGGGAAAACTTCTACTTGCACTGGCAG GAAGCTATGCAGGCTTTGAAGGTGACATCAAGCTAGACAGGATTGGATCAGAGTTTCCACCCACAGTGCCAGTGGAGATCCTTCGCCTAGTGCCTGCAGTCACAGGCAGTCTTGTGGTGCCCTTGGTGTATCAGATTTGTGCAGAATTGCAGATGTCAAGGTGGGCTGCAACCATGGCTGCAGGATTTGTCCTACTTG ACAATGCTCTGCTGGTGCAGTCTCGTTTCATGTTAATGGAAGgcatgatgatttttttctcttgccttTCTGTCATGTCTTTTCTGAAGTTCCGTGGTCTTTCTCACAG GTCATTTTCTGTTACTTGGTGGTTTTGGCTGTGCCTCACAGGAATTAGCTTTACCTGTTCTCTCAG TGTCAAATACACTGGGGCTTTCACGGGAATCTTGATCCTGTATCTAGCCACCAAGGACTACTGGAATATGCTGGATGACCTTACTATTTCAGAT AGCTGCTTGGTGAAACATCTGTTTGTTCGCACACTTGCCCTTGTTGTGCTACCTGTGTGCATTTACCTGGGTATATTTTACATTCACCTGAGTTTACTGACCAAAGCAGGACCACATGATACTGCCATGACCAGCGCTTTTCAGGCCAGCCTTGag gGTGGCCTGGCAGCCTTGACCAAGGGTCAACCTTTACATGTTGTTTATGGATCTCAAATAACCCTGCGGCACACGACTAATGTAGGAAGTAGTCCTTGCTGGCTGCACTCCCATGCTCATGTGTACCCCATTCGTTATCCAGACTCTCGAGGAAGTTCCCATCAGCAGCAGGTCACATGCTACATCTTCAAAGATGTGAACAACTGGTGGATTGTCAAACACCCAGATAG AAACAGCTTGGTGGTAGATGAAAAGCCTGTGCCTGTAAGACATGGTGACGTTGTGCAGCTAATTCATGGGATAACAAGTCGGGCTCTCAACAG CCATGATGTAGCTGCTCCAGTTACACCACAAAACCAGGAGGTATCATGCTACATTGATTACAATGTGTCCATGCCAGCACAGAATTTATGGAGGGTG GACATCACCAATCGTGAAAGCCCCACCGACATCTGGCAGACAATACAGAGTCAGGTTAGGCTTATCCATGTGAACACATCTGCTGCAATAAAA ATTACAGGAAAGCAACTTCCAGAGTGGGGTTTCCACCAGCTTGAAGTGACTGCAGATCGCCTTATCAACCAGCGAGACACAATCTGGAATGTAGAAGAGCATCGATATACCAAAA ACCAAGGAAAACAAGACCAGACAGCAGAAGTAAGGGATGCAGAATTACTTCCTCTTGAACCCACACGGCTTTCATTCTGGGCCAAGTTTTGGGAGCTGCAAATCAAGATGTTCACGTCTAAGCAGGATGCAGAAATGGAGCACAAATACAGCTCGCAGCCACTAGAATGGCCTTTCATGGCTCGAAATATAGCCTACTGGATGAGCCCAGACAGCAAT cagAGTGGCagcactttatttttgttggggAGTTGCTGGTAG